A genomic window from Slackia heliotrinireducens DSM 20476 includes:
- a CDS encoding terminase large subunit → MSARDYITEYWHAIESGAVTVCEKTRKAYERLAYEVENGRGRWVFDVEKGNRPIEFMRRFCRHSKGEWAGKPLELELWQKAFVCALFGFVDKDTGERRFNEALLCISRKGGKSTLAAGILLYLLTADGEPGAEVYTVATKLDQAKLIFDEAAHMVEQSPTLAKRIKKRRTDLYFAGQMSKMQPLGKNSNTLDGLNASAVCIDELHGITDRNLYEVMKQSMSTRRQPLLLMTTTAGFVRECIFDDMYEYAEKVLNGVIEDERFLAVVYELDTVEEWKDEKAWYKANPSLGTVKKLDDLRAKVERAKNSPNDLNGILCKDFNVRNTSAGAWLTFDDLNNTATFDLSDFKGCWAIGGADLSITTDLTAATLLMHRDGLFYVTQMYWIPEANLEKRVRDDKIPYDKWRERGLLRLCHGNTIDYGDVTAWFLEMVEFGITPAWIYYDSYSARYWVDEMQRHGFRMERTIQGAKTLSLPMQRLGADLQAKRINYNNSPILKWCISNTAIETDRNGNIVPVKNQKPRQRIDGLASLLDAYVGLNDHYNEFCDL, encoded by the coding sequence ATGAGCGCCCGCGATTACATCACCGAATACTGGCACGCCATAGAGTCGGGCGCGGTCACGGTATGCGAGAAGACCCGCAAGGCTTACGAACGGCTGGCCTACGAGGTCGAGAACGGGCGCGGGCGCTGGGTTTTCGACGTGGAGAAGGGCAACCGCCCGATTGAGTTTATGCGCCGTTTCTGCCGCCACTCTAAAGGCGAGTGGGCGGGCAAGCCCCTTGAGTTGGAGCTGTGGCAGAAGGCTTTCGTGTGCGCCCTGTTCGGCTTCGTTGACAAGGACACGGGCGAGCGGCGCTTTAACGAGGCGCTTCTGTGCATTTCACGCAAGGGGGGCAAAAGTACGCTTGCCGCCGGCATCCTTCTCTATCTGCTGACCGCTGACGGCGAACCGGGCGCGGAGGTGTACACCGTGGCCACCAAGCTTGACCAAGCCAAGCTGATATTCGACGAGGCCGCGCATATGGTCGAGCAGTCGCCGACACTCGCGAAGCGGATAAAGAAGCGCCGTACCGACCTCTACTTTGCTGGTCAAATGTCGAAAATGCAGCCGTTGGGCAAGAACTCCAACACGCTTGACGGCCTGAACGCTAGCGCCGTCTGCATCGACGAGCTGCACGGCATCACAGATCGCAACTTGTACGAGGTAATGAAACAGTCCATGAGCACGAGGCGGCAACCGCTCTTGCTGATGACCACGACGGCGGGTTTCGTCCGCGAATGCATCTTTGATGACATGTACGAGTACGCCGAGAAGGTTCTCAACGGGGTTATCGAAGACGAACGTTTCCTTGCCGTCGTGTACGAACTGGATACGGTCGAGGAATGGAAGGACGAAAAAGCCTGGTACAAGGCCAACCCGTCGCTTGGGACGGTCAAAAAGCTGGACGACCTACGCGCAAAGGTCGAGCGTGCGAAGAACTCACCCAACGACCTTAACGGTATCTTGTGCAAGGACTTCAACGTTCGCAACACGAGCGCGGGCGCGTGGCTGACCTTCGATGACCTGAACAATACGGCCACCTTCGACCTATCCGACTTCAAAGGCTGCTGGGCTATCGGCGGCGCTGACCTGTCGATCACAACCGACCTGACGGCGGCAACGCTGCTCATGCACCGCGACGGGCTTTTCTACGTCACCCAGATGTACTGGATACCCGAAGCGAACCTTGAGAAGCGGGTAAGGGATGACAAGATACCCTATGACAAGTGGCGCGAACGTGGGCTTCTGCGCCTGTGCCACGGTAACACGATTGACTACGGCGATGTTACAGCATGGTTCTTGGAAATGGTCGAGTTCGGCATCACGCCCGCCTGGATCTACTACGACAGCTATAGCGCCCGCTACTGGGTAGACGAGATGCAGCGCCACGGTTTCAGGATGGAGCGCACCATACAAGGAGCCAAAACGCTTTCGTTGCCGATGCAGCGGCTAGGGGCTGACCTGCAAGCCAAGCGGATCAACTACAACAACAGCCCGATTCTCAAATGGTGCATTAGCAACACGGCCATCGAAACCGACCGCAACGGGAACATCGTACCCGTGAAGAACCAGAAGCCCCGGCAGCGAATCGACGGGCTGGCGAGCCTGCTGGATGCGTATGTCGGCCTAAACGACCACTACAACGAGTTTTGCGACCTGTAA
- a CDS encoding HNH endonuclease, which yields MQRDPERTAFYKSRAWKRTRAAYLETVNRICERCGRPAVIVHHKRYVTADNLHDPGVTLDFENLEALCRDCHNKEHFEGRSCEPGLYFDENGDLKTV from the coding sequence ATGCAGCGCGACCCCGAGCGCACGGCGTTCTACAAGTCGCGAGCCTGGAAACGGACGCGAGCGGCCTACCTGGAAACGGTGAACCGAATTTGCGAACGGTGCGGGCGACCCGCCGTGATAGTGCATCACAAGAGGTACGTCACAGCGGACAACCTGCACGACCCAGGAGTGACGCTTGATTTCGAGAACCTAGAGGCTCTTTGCAGGGACTGCCACAACAAGGAGCACTTCGAGGGGCGGAGCTGCGAACCCGGCTTGTATTTCGACGAGAACGGGGACTTGAAAACGGTATAG
- a CDS encoding phage major capsid protein produces the protein MTKYNTVAEAYGFWKNSSVAVMEARAKAIEKDIAEDPNADVAGYAIEAEALEQAIAEKRGAQPATSANAPAEVANTAKGEKDGEGAASKVYRSAFFKHLQGNKLTQAEQAAFDNVNAEARANAFNKLSDTAAVIPTHTLNEIIVKARDMGGIMSISRGFHMPANISIPVATPGAAASWHVEGAAVETEKVSPVPVTFGAYEIMRILSISAAVRTMSIGAFESYLADELTASVMACLGNAMVDGTGSGQGTGIVSGITWTDGTNKVTVAANKSLAYADIVNAIALLHRGYSQNARFVMNNTTLYTDVYGLVDENKRPIFVADPVEKGKGRILGFPVVIDDYMEDHDILFGDFRYNGWNMPEGIALDVSRDSSFTKGLIDYRALAIADCKPIVADAFVYVTKATA, from the coding sequence ATGACTAAGTACAACACCGTTGCCGAGGCTTACGGTTTCTGGAAGAACTCTAGCGTCGCCGTCATGGAGGCACGCGCCAAGGCCATCGAGAAGGACATTGCAGAAGACCCGAACGCCGACGTTGCGGGCTACGCAATCGAGGCCGAGGCGTTGGAGCAGGCCATCGCGGAGAAGCGAGGCGCACAGCCCGCCACCAGCGCGAACGCGCCCGCCGAGGTCGCCAACACCGCCAAGGGCGAGAAGGACGGCGAGGGCGCGGCCTCGAAGGTCTACCGCTCCGCATTCTTCAAGCACCTGCAAGGCAACAAACTCACCCAGGCCGAGCAGGCCGCGTTCGACAACGTTAACGCCGAGGCGCGAGCCAACGCATTTAACAAGCTGTCCGACACGGCGGCTGTTATTCCGACCCACACGCTTAACGAGATCATCGTCAAGGCGCGTGACATGGGCGGCATCATGAGCATTTCCCGCGGCTTCCACATGCCCGCGAACATCAGCATTCCCGTTGCGACACCGGGCGCGGCTGCGTCCTGGCACGTCGAGGGCGCTGCCGTCGAAACCGAGAAGGTTTCTCCCGTCCCCGTCACGTTCGGCGCTTACGAGATCATGCGCATTCTCTCCATTTCGGCGGCTGTGCGCACCATGTCTATCGGCGCGTTCGAGAGCTACCTTGCCGACGAGCTGACCGCCTCCGTCATGGCTTGCCTTGGTAACGCCATGGTTGACGGCACGGGCAGCGGGCAGGGTACGGGCATCGTCTCCGGCATCACCTGGACTGACGGCACCAACAAGGTAACGGTTGCCGCCAACAAGTCGCTTGCATACGCCGACATCGTCAATGCAATTGCCCTGCTGCATCGCGGCTACTCGCAGAACGCCCGATTTGTCATGAACAACACGACCCTTTACACGGACGTTTACGGCCTGGTCGACGAGAACAAGCGGCCTATCTTCGTTGCTGACCCCGTGGAGAAGGGCAAGGGGCGCATTCTCGGTTTCCCCGTCGTGATTGACGATTACATGGAAGACCACGACATTCTGTTCGGCGACTTCCGTTACAACGGCTGGAACATGCCCGAGGGAATCGCGCTTGACGTTTCCCGCGACAGCTCGTTCACCAAGGGGCTTATCGACTACCGCGCCCTGGCAATCGCGGACTGCAAGCCCATCGTCGCCGATGCTTTCGTTTACGTCACCAAGGCGACGGCCTAA
- a CDS encoding HK97 family phage prohead protease: MKEIRTANLETTQGEMTLTGWPIVFDVPTTINDPDGRTYTEVIKSGALDSCDLHDSTLIYNHDENRVPLARTPKTMTFTVTERGLSMVASLAGDNQTAREVYSAVKRGDLSGMSFAFTVPEGGSSYDPATNTRTITRIAKVYEVSVVPFPAYPQTSVEARGAMQTARDEAARREALKVTTLIRLRRIVND, translated from the coding sequence ATGAAGGAAATCAGAACCGCCAACCTGGAAACAACCCAGGGCGAAATGACCCTGACGGGCTGGCCTATCGTGTTCGACGTACCGACCACGATCAACGACCCTGACGGGCGCACATACACCGAGGTTATCAAGAGCGGGGCGCTGGACTCCTGCGACCTGCACGACTCAACACTGATTTACAACCACGACGAAAACCGAGTGCCACTAGCACGTACCCCCAAGACTATGACGTTCACGGTAACCGAACGCGGCTTGTCCATGGTTGCATCGCTGGCAGGCGACAACCAGACCGCCCGCGAGGTCTATTCAGCCGTGAAACGCGGCGACTTGTCGGGTATGTCGTTCGCTTTCACGGTGCCGGAGGGCGGCAGCTCTTACGACCCCGCGACGAACACGCGCACGATCACGCGCATTGCGAAAGTGTACGAGGTTTCCGTAGTGCCGTTTCCCGCCTACCCGCAGACCTCGGTAGAGGCGCGGGGCGCGATGCAGACAGCACGCGACGAGGCGGCGCGGCGCGAGGCTTTGAAGGTAACAACACTTATCCGCTTAAGGAGAATCGTCAATGACTAA
- a CDS encoding phage portal protein: MARLTDLFKRRDGRRTERLEVTGRPATFTAFSGDPYSNDVFRAGVDAIARLAAKFLLTPVVRFSDGTSAQGDDRLARLLQVEPNPLMTAYDLLYMQYTHLYLHNNSYVYVHREGGRVVGLYPVHVSHCDYTQDQAGNVYCEFTFANGRAYTLPYRDVIHLRRHFNSADVEGDPNDAIAAGVELADVQNQGIRNAIKTAGSIRGIVHFTQIMSADKLKEQKEAFVKDYLSLENSGGIAAVDQSMEYTPIEQKPLTISKEDQDATKAKIYNYLGIGESIVNSTFTDDEFGAFDEAVIEALALQTELEYTRKIYTPEQIAGGRKIDCSTSRLHFINNARKVELLNSAVPMGVITINQALDLMGLPPIAEDRRIQSLNYASAELVDQYQLFKAGNGAVHSMSGDFAGAPDDDGTENDPTA, encoded by the coding sequence TTGGCTAGACTTACCGACCTTTTCAAACGCCGTGACGGCAGGCGCACCGAGCGCCTCGAAGTGACGGGGCGACCCGCGACGTTCACGGCCTTTTCCGGCGACCCATACAGCAACGACGTTTTCCGCGCCGGCGTTGACGCGATTGCACGCCTCGCGGCCAAGTTCCTGCTGACCCCTGTCGTGCGCTTCTCCGACGGAACGAGCGCCCAGGGCGACGACAGGCTTGCACGCCTGTTGCAAGTGGAGCCGAACCCGCTCATGACGGCCTACGATTTGCTTTACATGCAATACACCCACCTCTATCTGCACAACAACAGCTATGTTTACGTGCATCGCGAGGGCGGGCGTGTTGTCGGCCTCTACCCGGTTCACGTCTCTCATTGCGACTACACGCAAGACCAGGCGGGCAACGTCTATTGCGAGTTCACCTTTGCGAACGGTCGAGCCTACACGCTGCCCTACCGCGACGTTATCCACCTCCGTAGGCACTTCAACAGCGCCGACGTGGAGGGCGACCCCAACGACGCTATAGCGGCGGGCGTGGAGCTGGCCGACGTTCAGAACCAGGGCATACGGAACGCAATCAAGACCGCTGGCAGCATTCGCGGAATCGTCCATTTCACCCAGATAATGAGCGCCGACAAGCTGAAGGAGCAGAAGGAGGCGTTCGTAAAAGACTACCTGTCCTTGGAGAACAGCGGCGGCATTGCGGCTGTTGACCAGTCCATGGAGTACACGCCCATCGAGCAAAAGCCGCTGACCATCAGCAAGGAAGACCAGGACGCGACCAAGGCCAAGATTTACAACTACCTCGGCATCGGCGAGAGCATCGTAAATTCGACCTTCACAGATGACGAGTTCGGCGCGTTCGACGAGGCGGTTATCGAGGCGCTGGCCTTACAGACCGAACTCGAATACACGCGAAAGATTTACACGCCCGAGCAGATCGCAGGCGGGCGCAAGATTGATTGCAGCACTTCGCGCCTGCACTTCATCAACAACGCCCGCAAGGTCGAATTGCTGAACAGCGCCGTACCTATGGGCGTTATCACCATCAACCAGGCGCTAGACCTTATGGGCTTACCGCCCATCGCGGAAGACCGGCGTATTCAGTCGCTCAACTACGCGAGCGCCGAGCTGGTAGACCAATACCAGCTTTTCAAGGCTGGCAACGGCGCGGTTCACAGCATGTCTGGCGACTTCGCGGGAGCGCCCGACGATGACGGCACCGAGAACGACCCCACGGCTTAG
- a CDS encoding AAA family ATPase has product MGVWEDLNESMSEAEAEAGETLLLPPWDAVRASDPPPLNPPLIPGIVRRGYTIEVGGKAKVGKSMFAIGLAVRVVCGGDFCGREIQGGGRCLYVDPEIHPAELHKRFSVVCDAMGADKAKVDAGVVKWTLRGATTPEGKPATISDVAHDIETRCKPGDFDLVVLDSCAALLEGDENASITIRSFYNVVLRIVEATGATVLFVVHFGKAKDGDRDPADRARGSSAWTDCPDAILTLVETFPKDGDPSDYLEDGETACLLESGGLRSFGRMEPVPLIFKYPCHRVDTEGITDGWRPRSSSDEARRNGGKATGEIKTAQKAAKNARIVAALLAHFYAEQVGEEGLIMKEAAEVAGEDPRAVADALEDCEYMELVQVTQRKRYVRPKNPPRASPEQEQMPLDGE; this is encoded by the coding sequence ATGGGCGTGTGGGAAGACCTCAACGAGAGCATGAGCGAGGCCGAGGCCGAGGCGGGCGAAACGCTTTTGCTGCCGCCCTGGGACGCTGTGCGTGCATCAGACCCGCCCCCGCTCAACCCTCCGCTCATCCCCGGCATCGTTCGCCGTGGCTACACCATCGAGGTCGGCGGCAAGGCCAAGGTGGGAAAGTCCATGTTCGCGATCGGGCTGGCCGTTCGCGTCGTGTGCGGCGGCGACTTCTGCGGGCGCGAGATTCAGGGCGGCGGGCGCTGCCTCTACGTCGACCCCGAGATTCACCCCGCCGAGCTGCACAAGCGTTTCAGCGTCGTTTGCGATGCTATGGGCGCGGACAAGGCCAAGGTCGACGCTGGCGTGGTCAAGTGGACTCTTCGCGGGGCGACCACGCCCGAGGGCAAGCCCGCCACCATATCCGACGTTGCGCACGACATCGAGACACGCTGCAAACCCGGCGACTTCGATTTGGTTGTTCTCGATAGCTGCGCGGCGCTGCTCGAAGGGGACGAGAACGCCTCTATCACCATCAGGTCGTTTTACAACGTCGTTCTTCGGATCGTCGAGGCCACGGGCGCAACCGTCCTGTTCGTGGTGCACTTCGGCAAGGCCAAGGACGGCGACCGCGACCCGGCAGACCGCGCAAGGGGTTCTAGCGCCTGGACCGACTGCCCGGACGCGATTCTAACCCTGGTCGAGACGTTCCCCAAGGACGGCGACCCCTCCGACTACCTGGAAGACGGCGAAACCGCGTGCCTGCTCGAATCTGGCGGGCTTCGCTCGTTCGGGCGCATGGAGCCTGTGCCGCTCATCTTCAAGTACCCGTGCCACCGTGTAGACACGGAGGGCATCACGGACGGCTGGCGACCCCGTAGCTCGTCTGACGAGGCGAGGCGCAACGGCGGCAAGGCGACGGGAGAAATCAAGACCGCGCAAAAGGCGGCTAAGAACGCCCGCATCGTTGCCGCGCTGCTGGCGCACTTCTACGCCGAGCAGGTAGGAGAAGAGGGGTTGATTATGAAAGAAGCCGCCGAAGTTGCGGGAGAAGACCCGCGAGCCGTGGCCGATGCGCTGGAAGATTGCGAGTACATGGAACTCGTTCAGGTAACGCAACGCAAACGCTACGTGAGGCCGAAGAACCCACCGAGAGCATCGCCCGAGCAAGAGCAAATGCCCCTGGACGGCGAATAG
- a CDS encoding toprim domain-containing protein, with protein MISAENIATLKAAMPDVLHHYGVANLGRNFCSLWREDRDPSCRFYADSNLVTDYGEGVTVDVFGLVGKVEGVSGFADQVRIVSQIVGHDLDECADYAPKAKAERPPFEPPAKTGFKVNVLETVEKCLCDLYEPEGKPALGYLYGRGFSDADIVRCGLGYVAKPSDLNRCFTLRERVKVNGYVCIPYPHDRGFSQVRYCMLRAVPAEQPPEHKEIRPTGKKSPLFREYLLAEGLPVVYLVEGLLDAIALERVSTRPVSVVALGGTGLKKRIGQVLCYTPAELRPRKVVVAMDEDEAGDKAAKTIAADLKKIGVPYSLMSWPDGCKDACDVLASKGA; from the coding sequence ATGATTAGCGCCGAGAACATCGCCACCCTGAAAGCCGCAATGCCCGACGTGCTGCACCACTACGGGGTCGCGAACCTTGGGCGCAATTTCTGTAGCTTGTGGCGCGAAGACCGCGACCCTTCTTGCAGGTTCTACGCCGATTCCAACCTTGTTACGGATTACGGCGAAGGTGTTACCGTGGACGTGTTCGGACTCGTCGGCAAGGTCGAGGGCGTTTCTGGGTTCGCAGACCAGGTGCGCATTGTGTCGCAAATCGTCGGCCACGATTTGGACGAGTGCGCCGACTACGCGCCCAAGGCCAAGGCCGAGCGCCCGCCGTTCGAGCCGCCCGCCAAGACCGGGTTCAAGGTCAACGTCCTCGAAACCGTCGAGAAATGCCTGTGCGACCTCTACGAACCCGAGGGGAAACCCGCCCTTGGTTATCTCTATGGACGCGGCTTCAGCGACGCTGACATTGTGCGCTGCGGCCTCGGCTACGTCGCCAAGCCTAGCGACTTGAACAGGTGTTTCACGCTCCGCGAGCGCGTGAAGGTCAACGGCTACGTTTGCATTCCCTACCCGCACGATAGGGGGTTCTCGCAGGTGCGCTACTGCATGTTGCGCGCCGTACCCGCCGAGCAGCCGCCCGAGCACAAGGAGATCAGGCCGACTGGCAAGAAGTCGCCCCTTTTCCGCGAATACCTGCTTGCCGAGGGGTTGCCCGTGGTCTACCTGGTCGAGGGTCTTCTAGACGCGATCGCTCTGGAGCGCGTGAGCACGCGCCCCGTCTCCGTCGTGGCCTTGGGCGGTACTGGCCTCAAGAAGCGGATAGGTCAAGTGCTCTGCTACACGCCCGCCGAGCTGCGCCCCCGCAAGGTGGTTGTCGCCATGGACGAGGACGAGGCGGGCGACAAGGCCGCGAAGACCATAGCCGCCGACTTGAAGAAAATTGGCGTTCCCTACTCGCTCATGAGCTGGCCTGACGGGTGCAAGGACGCTTGCGACGTGCTGGCCTCGAAGGGTGCCTAG
- a CDS encoding helix-turn-helix domain-containing protein, which produces MEGRVVYLSEVPAEPGYSLFDDVPHVFDRNKCAELLGVDVKTISREVQRGNLKCFHVGRNLRFTREALIEYVKGAESCI; this is translated from the coding sequence ATGGAGGGGCGCGTCGTTTATCTGTCGGAAGTACCCGCCGAACCCGGCTATTCGCTGTTCGATGACGTTCCGCACGTCTTCGACCGCAACAAATGCGCCGAGCTGTTGGGCGTGGACGTGAAAACCATCAGCCGCGAGGTTCAGCGCGGCAACTTGAAGTGTTTCCATGTGGGGCGCAATCTGCGCTTCACCCGCGAGGCGCTTATCGAATACGTAAAGGGGGCGGAATCGTGTATCTAG
- a CDS encoding helix-turn-helix domain-containing protein yields MLRIKYELDKRGLKQVDLAAKTKLKPQAVSRIVNGQEPPWPNRGKRIADALGWEGDPAELFEPIEIEVP; encoded by the coding sequence ATGCTGCGAATCAAGTATGAGTTAGACAAACGGGGATTGAAGCAGGTCGATTTAGCCGCAAAGACCAAGCTTAAACCCCAGGCCGTGAGCAGGATTGTTAACGGCCAAGAACCGCCCTGGCCTAATCGCGGCAAGCGCATTGCCGACGCTCTCGGTTGGGAGGGCGACCCCGCCGAGCTGTTCGAACCAATCGAAATCGAGGTGCCGTAA
- a CDS encoding tyrosine-type recombinase/integrase, with translation MAKPKQRENYGNGSITPELDKDGNQKKNRKGQLVWRVCLSFGYETVIDGNGNKRRKRNKVQRMCYGSLGDARKFCKQLQAEYENIDQQAAQGSFRWACDKWLSWMRAKGGASQAVLRQYTTWLGYMSDVLGDKKLVEVKKSDVEAAMVAVKTSRDLSNTTMNKMFAVTKRLFEYCVDSDWITRNPCRNIEAPAKDRVTSRHSLTDEESAVLRKRLDLAEADAISGYLEKENRQSDHNNLFGRSCVRGLSHISGIIAIRIMLATGMRRGEVCGLTWGAVDFDNSQIYVRQSLTASVEVKDPKTYSGRRSLFVEQNTMRHLKEWKTFQAKALHMVMPDGTALTQTDETPVCCSDVGGWLDPTNLSRWWGGNKNKGREGFRDSLGFPELNMHELRHTQATMLLGNGIDVKSVQTRLGHSRASVTLDQYAHAIPANDKAAADLMGEIMNKSVPETPVVRIGESA, from the coding sequence ATGGCAAAACCCAAGCAGCGAGAGAACTACGGAAACGGCAGCATCACGCCCGAACTCGACAAGGACGGCAACCAGAAGAAGAACCGCAAAGGCCAGCTCGTTTGGCGCGTGTGCCTCTCGTTCGGATACGAAACAGTCATCGACGGGAACGGCAACAAGAGGCGCAAGCGGAACAAGGTGCAGCGCATGTGCTACGGCTCGCTCGGCGACGCTCGCAAGTTCTGCAAGCAGCTACAGGCCGAATACGAGAACATCGACCAGCAGGCGGCTCAAGGCTCGTTCAGGTGGGCGTGCGACAAGTGGCTTTCGTGGATGCGGGCGAAAGGTGGCGCATCCCAGGCCGTCTTGAGGCAATACACCACATGGCTCGGCTACATGTCAGACGTTCTCGGGGATAAGAAGCTGGTGGAGGTTAAGAAGTCGGACGTTGAGGCCGCAATGGTTGCGGTGAAGACCTCCCGCGACCTCTCGAATACGACGATGAACAAGATGTTCGCTGTCACGAAAAGGCTGTTCGAGTATTGCGTAGACTCCGATTGGATTACCCGCAACCCATGCCGCAACATCGAAGCGCCCGCGAAAGACCGGGTAACGTCACGCCACAGCCTGACCGACGAGGAAAGCGCCGTTCTCCGCAAAAGGCTCGACCTCGCAGAGGCCGACGCGATCAGCGGCTACCTCGAAAAAGAGAACAGGCAATCCGACCACAACAACCTGTTCGGCCGCTCGTGCGTGCGCGGCTTGTCGCATATAAGCGGCATAATCGCTATCCGAATCATGCTCGCAACGGGTATGCGCAGGGGGGAGGTTTGCGGCCTCACGTGGGGCGCGGTCGATTTCGACAACAGCCAGATTTACGTCAGGCAATCGCTCACGGCCTCGGTGGAGGTGAAAGACCCCAAGACCTACTCCGGCAGGCGTTCGCTGTTCGTTGAGCAGAACACCATGCGGCACCTCAAGGAGTGGAAGACGTTCCAGGCGAAAGCCCTCCATATGGTCATGCCGGACGGCACGGCGCTCACGCAGACCGACGAAACGCCCGTATGCTGCTCGGACGTGGGCGGGTGGCTCGACCCCACTAACCTTAGTCGTTGGTGGGGCGGCAACAAGAACAAGGGGCGCGAAGGCTTCCGCGACTCCCTGGGGTTCCCCGAACTCAACATGCACGAGCTAAGGCACACCCAGGCGACGATGCTTCTCGGCAACGGCATAGACGTTAAGAGCGTGCAGACGCGACTCGGGCATTCCCGCGCATCGGTCACGCTCGACCAGTACGCCCACGCGATACCAGCCAACGACAAGGCCGCTGCCGACCTTATGGGCGAGATTATGAACAAGAGCGTCCCCGAAACGCCCGTCGTGCGGATAGGGGAGAGTGCCTAG
- a CDS encoding Mrp/NBP35 family ATP-binding protein, with protein sequence MPEQQSPATCGHNCGGCSSDCSERTAPAKLTPNSVSTINHVIGVVSGKGGVGKTLVTCMLASELRKRGYSVGILDADVTGPSIPKAFGVKGPLRGTETGINPAITTQDISIISTNLLLPREDDAVAWRGPVLTGIIRQFFNEVNWGKLDYLLVDMPPGTSDAFLTVMQTLPVDGIISVSAPQGLVGMIVGKAINLAKDLDVPVVGLVENMSYFECPDCGKRHSIFGETQVEEIAKHYDIPHTATLPINPSFAAMVDAGKVYDIELNGALDTVIEAI encoded by the coding sequence ATGCCTGAACAACAGAGCCCTGCTACATGCGGCCACAACTGCGGCGGATGCTCCAGCGACTGCTCCGAACGCACGGCTCCCGCAAAGCTTACGCCCAACAGCGTTTCAACCATCAACCATGTCATCGGCGTGGTCAGCGGCAAGGGCGGCGTCGGCAAGACGCTTGTCACCTGTATGCTGGCTTCCGAACTGCGCAAGCGCGGCTATAGCGTCGGCATCCTGGACGCCGACGTCACCGGTCCTTCCATCCCGAAGGCATTCGGCGTCAAGGGTCCCCTGCGCGGCACCGAGACGGGCATCAACCCTGCCATCACCACCCAGGACATCAGCATCATCTCCACCAACCTGCTGCTCCCCCGCGAAGACGACGCCGTCGCTTGGCGCGGCCCGGTTCTGACCGGCATCATCCGTCAGTTCTTCAACGAGGTGAACTGGGGCAAGCTCGACTACCTGCTGGTCGACATGCCTCCGGGAACCAGCGACGCCTTCCTGACCGTCATGCAGACGCTGCCCGTTGACGGCATCATCAGCGTGTCCGCTCCGCAAGGCTTGGTCGGCATGATTGTCGGCAAGGCCATCAACCTGGCCAAGGACCTCGATGTTCCCGTCGTCGGCCTGGTGGAGAACATGTCTTACTTCGAGTGCCCCGACTGCGGCAAGCGTCACTCCATCTTTGGCGAGACGCAGGTGGAGGAGATCGCCAAGCACTATGACATCCCCCACACCGCCACGCTGCCCATCAATCCGTCCTTCGCAGCCATGGTGGACGCAGGCAAGGTGTACGACATTGAACTGAACGGCGCCCTGGACACCGTCATCGAGGCCATCTAG